A stretch of DNA from Halobacillus litoralis:
TCCTTCACTTGATCCAATTCTTCTCCTCCTCTCTTCAGGTGCGAAGTTTTATACCTTCAACGCTTTGCGGATTTTGTCCATTGTATTACTATAATAGTAAATATCCAACCAAAAAGGAAGAGATTCATGTCAGTTGTAGACCAACTTAAACGATTATACCCTTCAATCACTATGAATAAACTAGGATTTGACAACCATACGGAATACAAATGGTTCCAAACCGAAAATGATGAAATCGTAGGTATTAAAAAAGATGAACTTGACCACCAATCTTCTGAATTGCTCTCTATCTTTCTCACACCTTTAAGCTCAGAAGAATCCACCATGACAGAAAGGGAAAAGCAATGGTCATCATTCCTTTATAAAAATGAATGGGTACAGGAAATGGTGTGGCCGGTATCCTTTCGCTTTGTCCTTTTTTCCATCGAAGATGTGGAAGCAGAGAAAACTATTGTAAAGGAAGCCCTTCAATCCCTATTTCCTCAAGAAATGCCTCTCTTATGGACATCGGACCGTGAGGGGGTCATCATAGAAGAGATTTCATCCAAAGAGCAGGAAACCATGGAATTCGAAGGCATGGCAGATGTTTTAAGCAGTGATTTTTATACAGATATTCATTTCTTTATTAGTGAATTCACTTCAGCTCCGGAGGATGCCTCAAAAATATTGAAGTGGGCCCAGCACGGAGCGAGAATTGCTAAAGAACATAAACCAGGATCCATTATTACCTATAAGGATATTATCCCCTACTTATATATAGACGCACTTCCAGAAGAGGAATGGGAACATATCCGTCGATCCATCTTTAAGGACATCGAAAAGGACAAGGAATTATTGCAGACCATCCGGATTTTCATGGAATCGGGTTCTAATACATCTTTAGCTGCTAAGAAACTGTATATGCACAGAAACAGCTTGCAATATCGAGTGGAGAAATTCATTGAAAAAACGGGCCTTGATATTAAACAATTTGAGGGCGCGGTCATTACGTATCTTGCATTATTACACATGGAATACTGACAATCGACAAAGTGCACAAACAACCCTCTCCCATGTTTGTGCACTTTGTCCATTTACCGTTTTCAGAAACTTCGATACACTGTAATCAATTAAGAAAGCGATTTCAATTTTTCTAGGGGGATATAAAAATGGCAGAAATTAAACTGAACAATATTGATAAAGTATATGATAAAAGTGTAAAAGCGGTGGATGATTTCAACTTACACATCAAGGATAAAGAGTTTATCGTATTCGTCGGTCCTTCCGGTTGCGGAAAATCTACGACACTTCGTATGATTGCAGGTCTTGAAGAAATTACAAACGGTGACTTCATGATTGATGATAAACGCATGAACGATGTAGCTCCTAAAGACCGTGACATCGCGATGGTTTTCCAAAACTACGCTTTGTACCCCCACATGAACGTATATGATAACATGGCATTCGGTTTAAAACTCCGTAAGATGGATAAAAGTGAAATTGAGAAACGTGTAAATAACGCGGCGCAGATCCTTGGCCTTGAAGCTTTACTTGACCGTAAACCGAAAGCGCTATCTGGTGGTCAAAGACAGCGTGTTGCTCTTGGCCGTGCGATTGTCCGAGATGCGAAAGTATTCTTGATGGACGAGCCTCTTTCCAACCTTGATGCCAAGCTTCGTGTACAGATGCGTGCTGAAATCCAGAAGCTGCACCAACGTCTTCAAACAACAACCATCTACGTCACGCACGACCAGACAGAGGCGATGACGATGGCTACACGACTTGTAGTTATGAAGGACGGGGTTATTCAACAAGTGGGTGCACCAAAAGATGTGTATGACAAACCTGAAAATGTTTTTGTCGGCGGTTTCATCGGTTCACCAGCCATGAACTTCCTAAATGGAACACTTGCTGATGGACACATCGAACTGGGAGAGATCAAAATAGCAGTTCCTGAAGGAAAAATGAAACCTCTTCGTGAACAAAACTATATTGGTAAAGAAATCATTCTGGGTGTAAGACCGGAAGATATGCATGATGAGCCTGTGTTTATTGATGCAAACCAAGACAAGAAAATCACAGCAGACATTGAAGTAGCAGAACTGATGGGATCTGAGTCCTACTTATATTCCAAACTGAATGACCAGGACTTCATTGCTCGTGTAGACTCCCGTTCCGATATTAATGGTGGAGATCAGATTACGTTGGCAATCGATATGAACAAAGT
This window harbors:
- a CDS encoding ABC transporter ATP-binding protein; its protein translation is MAEIKLNNIDKVYDKSVKAVDDFNLHIKDKEFIVFVGPSGCGKSTTLRMIAGLEEITNGDFMIDDKRMNDVAPKDRDIAMVFQNYALYPHMNVYDNMAFGLKLRKMDKSEIEKRVNNAAQILGLEALLDRKPKALSGGQRQRVALGRAIVRDAKVFLMDEPLSNLDAKLRVQMRAEIQKLHQRLQTTTIYVTHDQTEAMTMATRLVVMKDGVIQQVGAPKDVYDKPENVFVGGFIGSPAMNFLNGTLADGHIELGEIKIAVPEGKMKPLREQNYIGKEIILGVRPEDMHDEPVFIDANQDKKITADIEVAELMGSESYLYSKLNDQDFIARVDSRSDINGGDQITLAIDMNKVHFFDKDSELRIR
- a CDS encoding PucR family transcriptional regulator yields the protein MSVVDQLKRLYPSITMNKLGFDNHTEYKWFQTENDEIVGIKKDELDHQSSELLSIFLTPLSSEESTMTEREKQWSSFLYKNEWVQEMVWPVSFRFVLFSIEDVEAEKTIVKEALQSLFPQEMPLLWTSDREGVIIEEISSKEQETMEFEGMADVLSSDFYTDIHFFISEFTSAPEDASKILKWAQHGARIAKEHKPGSIITYKDIIPYLYIDALPEEEWEHIRRSIFKDIEKDKELLQTIRIFMESGSNTSLAAKKLYMHRNSLQYRVEKFIEKTGLDIKQFEGAVITYLALLHMEY